A single Clostridia bacterium DNA region contains:
- a CDS encoding methyl-accepting chemotaxis protein, producing the protein MSSKTNKSKAPILKLKGKLMVLMALQLIIFGIAIFAIVNFQFKSFVTNNLLSSTSNLGYTLLEKEYPGDWRVEGDKLFKGDKLINDDTNIVDLIKENTGSLATIFLRDTRVATNVAKADGSRATGTKAADKVVEAVLKGGNIYKGIADVAGKKCQTMYMPLKDAGGNVIGMWFAGIEDSKINQEVFALNRWIAYTGIIMLMINMIIFGFIINKIIRNVKEIMSTLDKVEKGELTSKCEVRTKDEIGDISKGLNSTISSLQSLINNIMGIITKLKDASGTISDSAETMNVTSGEVAQAIQQIAAGSMEQTREVGECMDNTNRLAEKIKSIFQKSVNTLESTNTVRDKNNIGIESVEILKEKFRNNKAATMKVAEEVRELNEKSKSIGQIVGTISNIADQTNMLALNAAIEAARAGEHGKGFAVVAEEVRKLAEQSAKATIEINKIIDEIIGTIEGTEINMEYAGRMVEEADISLESTMKAFEEIKLSTESVMKEIQSLSEDANEVDLAKDKVINSISSISDVVEQSAASAEEVNASVEEQVASVEEVSASIQELDSMITKLKDSIEVFKV; encoded by the coding sequence ATGAGCTCTAAAACTAATAAGTCAAAGGCTCCTATTTTGAAACTGAAAGGCAAGCTAATGGTTCTTATGGCGCTGCAGCTTATAATCTTTGGGATTGCAATATTTGCTATTGTGAACTTCCAATTCAAAAGCTTTGTAACCAATAACCTGCTGAGTTCAACATCTAACCTTGGTTATACCCTCCTGGAAAAGGAGTACCCGGGTGACTGGAGAGTGGAGGGTGACAAGCTTTTTAAGGGTGACAAGCTTATTAATGATGATACAAATATTGTGGACTTAATTAAAGAAAACACTGGTTCTTTGGCAACGATATTTTTGAGAGATACCAGAGTAGCCACAAATGTGGCTAAAGCCGACGGAAGCAGGGCTACAGGGACAAAGGCTGCAGATAAGGTAGTTGAGGCAGTTCTAAAAGGCGGGAATATATATAAAGGCATTGCAGATGTTGCAGGAAAGAAGTGTCAGACCATGTATATGCCTTTAAAGGATGCAGGTGGGAATGTAATAGGAATGTGGTTCGCGGGCATTGAAGACAGTAAAATAAACCAGGAAGTGTTTGCCCTGAACCGTTGGATAGCTTATACCGGTATAATAATGTTAATGATTAATATGATTATCTTTGGATTTATTATTAACAAAATAATCAGGAATGTAAAAGAGATTATGTCTACACTGGATAAAGTGGAAAAGGGAGAACTGACCAGCAAATGTGAGGTTCGAACAAAAGATGAAATCGGGGATATATCAAAGGGATTGAACAGCACAATCAGCAGTCTGCAAAGCCTGATTAACAATATCATGGGAATAATAACAAAGCTCAAGGATGCCTCCGGCACAATATCTGACTCAGCTGAAACCATGAATGTAACAAGTGGAGAAGTGGCACAGGCAATACAGCAAATTGCGGCTGGTTCGATGGAACAGACCCGTGAAGTGGGTGAATGTATGGATAATACCAACCGACTTGCAGAGAAGATAAAAAGCATATTCCAGAAATCAGTAAATACTCTGGAAAGCACAAATACTGTAAGAGATAAGAACAATATTGGTATCGAGTCTGTCGAAATACTGAAGGAAAAATTCCGAAACAATAAGGCAGCTACTATGAAGGTGGCAGAAGAAGTAAGAGAGCTAAATGAAAAATCCAAATCAATTGGTCAAATTGTTGGGACAATTAGCAATATAGCCGACCAGACTAATATGCTTGCTTTGAATGCGGCTATTGAGGCTGCAAGGGCAGGGGAGCATGGAAAGGGCTTCGCGGTTGTGGCGGAAGAGGTCAGAAAGCTAGCTGAGCAATCTGCAAAAGCTACTATCGAAATAAATAAAATAATAGATGAAATAATCGGTACTATTGAAGGTACAGAAATTAATATGGAATATGCAGGCAGGATGGTAGAGGAGGCTGATATTTCACTTGAATCAACAATGAAAGCCTTTGAAGAAATAAAGCTGTCAACTGAGTCTGTAATGAAAGAAATACAATCCCTGAGTGAAGATGCTAATGAAGTCGATCTGGCGAAGGATAAGGTAATTAATTCTATCAGCAGTATTTCTGACGTGGTTGAACAGTCGGCTGCCTCGGCTGAAGAGGTGAATGCTTCGGTAGAAGAGCAAGTAGCTTCTGTTGAAGAGGTATCAGCCTCTATCCAGGAGCTTGACAGCATGATTACAAAGCTAAAGGACTCAATTGAAGTATTTAAGGTATAA
- the groL gene encoding chaperonin GroEL (60 kDa chaperone family; promotes refolding of misfolded polypeptides especially under stressful conditions; forms two stacked rings of heptamers to form a barrel-shaped 14mer; ends can be capped by GroES; misfolded proteins enter the barrel where they are refolded when GroES binds), whose protein sequence is MAKQIKYAEEARRALESGVNQLANTVKITLGPKGRNVVLDKKFGSPLITNDGVTIAKEIELEDPFENMGAQLVKEVATKTNDVAGDGTTTATLLAQAIIREGLKNVAAGANPMIVKKGINKAVDTAVEELKKMSRAIESKEAIAQVASISAADDTIGELIAEAMEKVGKDGVITVEESNTFGTTLDVVEGMQFDRGCISLYMVTDTEKMEAVLDDPYILITDKKISNIQELLPILEQIVQQGKKLLIIAEDVEGEALSTLIVNKLRGTFTCVAVKAPGFGDRRKAMLEDIAILTNGQVISEELGLELKETQMSQLGRARQVKIQKENTIIVDGAGDAQVIKDRIRQLKAQIEDTTSDFDKEKLQERLAKLSGGVAVIKVGAATETELKERKHRIEDALAATRAAVEEGIVPGGGTALANTIAAVSELIGKTEGDERTGVKIVKRALEEPVRQIAENAGLEGSVVIEKVMASKPGIGFDALREEYIDMIKAGIVDPTKVTRSALQNAASVAALLLTTESVVADLPEKDKPMMPGGGMGGDMMY, encoded by the coding sequence ATGGCAAAACAGATTAAATATGCAGAAGAAGCAAGACGAGCGCTTGAGAGCGGTGTAAACCAGCTTGCAAATACAGTTAAAATAACATTGGGACCTAAGGGCAGAAATGTAGTATTAGATAAGAAATTCGGCTCTCCCCTTATCACCAATGATGGTGTTACTATAGCAAAGGAAATTGAGCTTGAGGACCCATTTGAAAATATGGGGGCACAGCTTGTTAAAGAAGTTGCTACAAAGACAAACGATGTAGCAGGTGATGGTACAACTACAGCAACACTGCTTGCACAGGCAATAATAAGAGAAGGTCTAAAGAACGTTGCAGCAGGCGCAAACCCAATGATAGTAAAGAAGGGTATCAACAAAGCTGTTGATACTGCTGTTGAAGAACTTAAGAAGATGTCAAGAGCAATTGAAAGCAAAGAAGCTATTGCACAGGTTGCATCTATTTCGGCTGCTGACGATACAATAGGCGAGCTTATTGCAGAAGCAATGGAAAAGGTAGGCAAGGACGGCGTTATTACAGTTGAAGAATCCAATACTTTCGGAACAACTCTTGATGTTGTAGAAGGCATGCAGTTTGACAGAGGATGTATTTCACTGTACATGGTTACTGATACAGAAAAGATGGAAGCTGTACTTGACGATCCATATATACTCATTACTGACAAAAAGATTTCTAACATACAGGAATTGCTTCCGATTCTTGAACAGATAGTTCAACAGGGCAAGAAGCTCCTGATTATTGCTGAAGATGTTGAAGGCGAAGCATTGTCAACATTGATTGTCAACAAGTTAAGAGGCACTTTCACTTGCGTAGCTGTAAAGGCACCTGGTTTTGGCGATAGAAGAAAGGCAATGCTTGAAGATATTGCTATACTCACAAATGGTCAGGTTATATCCGAAGAACTGGGCTTGGAGCTTAAAGAAACTCAAATGAGCCAGTTGGGTAGAGCAAGACAGGTTAAGATTCAAAAGGAAAACACCATTATAGTTGACGGAGCTGGAGATGCTCAGGTAATTAAAGACAGAATCAGACAGCTTAAAGCACAGATTGAAGATACCACTTCTGATTTTGATAAGGAAAAGCTTCAGGAAAGACTTGCTAAGCTTTCCGGCGGTGTAGCGGTAATTAAGGTTGGAGCTGCTACAGAGACAGAGCTGAAGGAAAGAAAGCACAGGATAGAAGATGCGCTTGCAGCAACAAGAGCAGCAGTAGAAGAAGGAATAGTGCCTGGCGGCGGAACTGCACTTGCGAATACAATAGCGGCTGTGAGTGAACTTATTGGCAAAACAGAAGGCGATGAGAGAACCGGTGTTAAGATAGTCAAGAGGGCTTTGGAAGAGCCAGTTAGACAGATTGCAGAAAATGCAGGCTTAGAAGGTTCAGTAGTCATAGAAAAGGTTATGGCAAGCAAGCCTGGAATAGGCTTTGATGCTTTACGCGAAGAATATATAGATATGATTAAAGCTGGTATAGTTGACCCAACAAAGGTTACAAGATCTGCACTTCAGAATGCAGCTTCTGTTGCAGCTTTACTGCTTACAACAGAAAGCGTAGTAGCAGACCTTCCTGAGAAAGATAAGCCAATGATGCCAGGCGGCGGCATGGGCGGAGATATGATGTACTAA
- the groES gene encoding co-chaperone GroES translates to MNIKPLGDRIIIRVIESEETTKSGIVLPGTAKEKPMQGEVLAVGSGEMVDGKKIPLELKVGDKVIYSKYAGTEVKMDGTEYLILRQNDVLAVIE, encoded by the coding sequence ATGAACATCAAACCACTAGGCGACAGAATCATTATCAGAGTTATTGAGAGTGAAGAAACAACAAAGAGCGGTATAGTGCTTCCGGGTACTGCAAAGGAAAAACCAATGCAGGGTGAAGTGCTTGCAGTAGGATCAGGAGAAATGGTGGATGGCAAGAAGATTCCGCTGGAATTAAAGGTTGGAGACAAGGTCATATACTCAAAATATGCCGGAACAGAAGTTAAAATGGATGGCACAGAGTATTTGATATTGAGACAGAACGATGTATTGGCAGTTATTGAATAA
- a CDS encoding DUF554 domain-containing protein has translation MILLGSLANAAAIVVGGIAGSILKKGLSERFSSLIISALGLLTIALGMMFAIQSKNIMVVVFSLVLGAVLGEWIDIEKRMNDLGDFVQDKLKSKEGNFSQGFVTASLLLCVGSMAIMGALQSGLMNDHKILYTKAIMDGVIAVVFASTLGIGVALSFLPVFIYQGTITLLASAVAPYLSEAVMTEMTATGGVLLIGVGISILEIKKIKVGNMLPAIFLPILFMLFMK, from the coding sequence CAGCAATAGTTGTTGGAGGAATAGCAGGAAGCATTTTAAAGAAAGGACTTTCAGAGCGTTTCAGCAGCTTGATTATTTCAGCCTTAGGGCTGCTAACCATAGCATTAGGGATGATGTTTGCAATACAGTCCAAAAATATCATGGTTGTAGTTTTCAGCCTGGTGCTCGGAGCAGTATTAGGGGAATGGATTGACATTGAGAAAAGAATGAATGATTTGGGAGACTTTGTTCAGGACAAGCTCAAATCCAAGGAAGGGAATTTTTCACAGGGTTTTGTAACAGCAAGCCTTCTTTTATGTGTTGGCTCCATGGCAATAATGGGAGCACTGCAAAGCGGACTGATGAATGACCACAAGATATTATATACAAAAGCGATAATGGACGGAGTCATAGCGGTTGTTTTCGCATCTACTTTGGGCATTGGGGTTGCTTTATCCTTCCTACCTGTGTTCATTTACCAGGGCACTATTACTTTACTTGCTTCAGCGGTAGCTCCATACCTCAGTGAGGCGGTAATGACAGAAATGACAGCCACAGGGGGAGTTCTCCTTATAGGAGTGGGTATAAGCATACTGGAGATAAAGAAGATAAAGGTTGGCAATATGCTGCCTGCAATATTCCTTCCGATATTATTCATGCTGTTTATGAAGTAA